The following proteins come from a genomic window of Agrobacterium tumefaciens:
- a CDS encoding thermonuclease family protein, whose product MSTIALTTSATSMTLAAANMPSLKFEKCTDGHRITCVIDGDTLWIDGMKIRVADIDAPEISEPRCASELALGNRATERLIELVNQGPFEMRAWPGHDKDRYGRALRVLVRDGHSLGDILVSEGLARTWTGRREPWC is encoded by the coding sequence ATGAGCACCATCGCGCTCACGACCAGTGCTACGTCGATGACACTGGCCGCAGCGAACATGCCTTCGCTAAAGTTTGAAAAATGCACCGATGGCCATCGGATCACTTGCGTCATCGATGGTGATACGCTGTGGATTGATGGCATGAAGATCCGGGTCGCCGACATAGACGCACCCGAGATCAGCGAGCCCAGATGCGCCTCGGAGCTTGCTCTGGGTAATCGCGCCACCGAGCGATTAATCGAACTGGTGAACCAGGGTCCTTTCGAAATGCGAGCATGGCCGGGTCATGACAAGGATCGCTATGGTCGGGCGCTGCGGGTTCTCGTGCGAGATGGCCATAGCCTCGGTGACATCCTGGTCTCGGAAGGACTGGCCCGGACTTGGACAGGTCGTCGCGAGCCCTGGTGCTAG
- a CDS encoding WGR domain-containing protein, translating into MAVMFSASSDIDRRLFALMAPGVRGKIVTRMGEDLWASFAPANRTERRRRTAQKFPGSNFTKMNRSEAIDSYLSLDENWRPSDYAAMLIQPYQLYVERTDDARNMARFYAMTIEANLFGEVCLTRRWGRIGAQGQMKVQHFASERDAVATFLDLLRRKRSRGYRVTLRQPIIEDRQSRAEHWPRFTHRPR; encoded by the coding sequence ATGGCGGTGATGTTCTCGGCTTCCTCGGATATTGATCGACGTTTGTTTGCACTGATGGCGCCTGGCGTTCGCGGGAAGATCGTGACCCGGATGGGCGAAGACCTCTGGGCTTCGTTCGCCCCGGCGAATAGAACTGAACGCCGCAGGCGGACCGCCCAGAAATTTCCGGGTTCGAACTTCACAAAAATGAATCGGTCAGAGGCAATCGATTCATATCTCTCGTTGGACGAAAACTGGCGACCCAGCGATTATGCTGCCATGCTCATTCAACCCTATCAGCTTTACGTCGAACGCACGGACGACGCCCGCAACATGGCCCGCTTCTATGCCATGACGATAGAGGCCAATCTGTTCGGCGAGGTCTGCCTGACACGCCGCTGGGGCCGGATCGGAGCGCAGGGGCAGATGAAGGTCCAGCATTTTGCCAGTGAGCGAGACGCTGTAGCCACCTTCCTCGATCTTCTCCGCCGCAAACGAAGCCGCGGATATCGGGTCACCCTTCGGCAGCCCATTATTGAAGATCGGCAATCTCGCGCGGAACACTGGCCAAGATTCACACATCGACCACGATGA